In Tripterygium wilfordii isolate XIE 37 chromosome 17, ASM1340144v1, whole genome shotgun sequence, the genomic window ATTAGAATACCATGAATTCCAGAATTCAAGTCGGTGTACGAATAAAATCGGTATTCAAATAGCTTCAGACTTAGAACCACAATAAGATAAAGTCGTACCAAACACAATGGTTGACTCAGAACTTGTCCAAAAAATATACGAATCGAGAATCACGAAAATGGCAATGTAAATTTTAAGCGGAAAGAATATGCAAGGTTATAGACGCGCGTACAGTGAATCCTTATTAAACCAACTTCACTCAATACCACAATTGGGACCAAAGTATAAATATTTACCTTCTGTAATCTTCAACCTTTAATCTCTTGATTTTTCCCCCACTGATCTTCACGAGTTGTTCACTACTTTGGTAGAAAATGAAAGAGTTCCTAAGTCCACTCCTTCCAACATCCATGGGTACAAGTTTCTCCTTCTCACCTCCTCTTAACGTGTGACTGTGGTTTCTACATCTACTTAATAActtgaagaaagaaggaaatagTTGAACTTCCTTCTCTTAAGATGCTCTTGATATGCCAAAGGAGGAAATGTCACACCATTTCTTCTAGATCCTTCTCGTCTCTACTCTCATACTGTGCTACAGGTGTTTGGCTTCCACGGGAAGCTAaacataatatttatataacTTTAAACTTTATCCAATTGCATTTCAATTTCATTGTTCATTCATtacatttcaatttctttaccCTTTTCAAAGACCGTTATGTCCTCCAACTTTATCAGAAGTTACCATTCATATATTTACAATTTTACCATTATTTGTTAATTCCAACATTTTTTTAGACCGGGTATTACACACATCACCTGTATTCTTGTAAGTGTCAAACTCCACAACTAATTGACCACCAGCATGACCTGTATTTACCTCAATGTATAGGTTTAGTTGAATATATAATGTTTGTATGGATGTTACTTCATATGATAAAGATAGGAACCATAGCTTCACATTATATTATTATCTTGTGCTGGATCCATTATTCCAAGATAGGAACCATAGCTGTCAGATGGCGATGGACTACTGTCTGGTGCCATAATAAATGTTAGTCCGTCTGTTGAATCGATTGAATAGGGGAAGGTAAGAATCCTGAACGTGAATTTAGTATAGATCATTATTGCTGGCCACGTAGACAAAGGGTATTTGTATAGAACCCTGCCAACTTGATTTAGTTGTAAGGTTGGATTGCCTGGTTGTGGCTCTAGGGTTAGGCTTAAGTAGCCGTCGTGACTGGTAACTGAACCCGTGCAAGTTAAGTTACCATCACTGCAACTTGTTGGGGTGAATGAAGAGAAGTTGAAACGGGTGATTGTAGGGAATGGAAAAGATACTGAGCTAGAAGAAGCTTGGTTACTGGCAACTGAAACTGGGCTAGAAGAGGCTTGgttaagaaaagcaaagagaaacacGAACACAAACATGGTTGGTTGGTTATGTTTATGTGTGAGACTACTTCACTTATAACTCATAGCAAGCAATCAGACTTGCTCAACTATAAATATTGTGGTTTGATGATAGTAGTCGATGAAGTCTATGCTGCattgttgaaggaaaattaagtcaccttcaacaagaaaaaactTGGCTCTGTAATCAGTGTACTTTACAGAGTTTTTGTTCCTATTTGCCATCTGGATACGAAGATTACAGTTGTTATGTAATAACCCTAGTTTCCAATATTCTTGTTTGTATTAATTTCCTATCTGGATATGAATTTTCTCTCTATTGAGTTATCATAACAGCTCAATATCTTGTATTCTCAGATTGGCATTCTTGAGACTCATGAAGATTAAAGACAAAAGGTATAGTCCAGAAAGAACAATACAGATCAATCTGTCTTTTCTAGTTTCACTAGTTATGCCTACAAATGGTAGCTAATGTACTTCTATTGTGCTCTCAACAATAGCATGGTTCATCTTAAGAATCCCACATCTAAAAGATATGAGGATCCCATTGGGTTTATAAGAGTAAGCTCATCTCTTTACAATCAACTAGGCATTTTCCCTTGTGCTTGAACAAGTTCCATTAAGTGAGACGATctagggagaaacaaagccgtatgagcccgatgtatccactggAATTGGcaaacccaaagcggacaataaaTGTATCTAGTTCACTTCATATCCAAATATGAAAGTCCATATTACCGGCAAAAAGGACATGTATAACAAAAATTTTCATAGGCTTATAAATCTCATGCACAATCTAGTACTAGGCCAGAACCACCTGAATTTCTTTTGTCACATTATTGGTACAAGATAGCAGCCTATAACATTCTAGGACAATCTCATGCCTCGAAACCAAgtaaaattatcattttaacATAGCCGAGTCGAACACAGGCTTGTTCAAGCTCGGCTTGTTTAAGTCtttgcttggattgaaaaataaagaatgGAGTAGAGTTAATGGAGGGAGAGTTATGGGAGGGGGAGTTAAGGGAGAGAGACTACATTGACTCGCTATCACTTGGATAGAAAATAGAGTTAGATAGAGTTAAGATATGtgagttacaaaaatacccatattaaaattgaaatgatgaaaaaattTAATAGATGATAACAAACAAACTTTTCTCTCACCTCACAAACCCTTCAAATTGAGAGGTCACAAAATATAGAGTTGGAGAATTAAGTGAGGGGGCATTTGCCCCCTCCTTAACCCCACTTAACTATCGCACCAGCAATAAATCAAATCAAGTGGCTCAAGCCATGTGCAAGATTGCGAGTGAGATTTCTAGAGTTATGATAATCAGGTAACTATTGTAGCTTCCCGGTTAAAAATATCTTCCATTTCTACATAGTTTCTTGTAAACAATGTGAAACTTTGTCACTTGGCATACACATAGTGAACAACATGCACGTAGGGTAGTCCCACAATACAGTCTGGCTATTTCAAGACCAAAGAGTAGAGTTGTAAAGAACACAAAAGTACCTTAGTTTCCATTCATTTTATTATGTAGGGCAGTTTCCCTGTTGACAGACAGATTGAAATGTCTTAGTCCTACTAGATGGACTTTACCGTCTGTCTTTATATCTTTGTGAGTCTCGCAAATGTCAATCTGCAAATACAATGTGGCCTTGGGAGATGTTAATCCAACTCAACAACGTAATCTTTGGATCTAGATaggaaatacaaacaaaaatattgtaaaCTACAAAGCCAAGCCAacttttttcttgttgaaggtgACTTAAGTTTCCTTCAACAATGCAGCATAAACTTCATCGACTACTATCATCAAACCCCACTATatatagttgagcaagtccgaTTGCTTGCTATGAGTTATAAGTGAAGTAGTCTCATACATAAATACAACCAACCAaccatgtttgtgtttgtgtttctcTTTGCTTTCCTTAACCAAGCTTTTTCTAGCCCAGTTTCGGTTACCAGTGACCAAGCTTCTTCTAGCCCAGTATCTTTTCCATTCCCTACAATCACCCGTTTCAACTTCCCTTCATTCACCCCAACAAGTTGCATTGATGGTAACTTAACTTGCACGGGTTCAGTTACCAGTAACGATGGCTACTTAAGCCTAACGCCAGAGCCACATCCAGGCAATCCAACCTTGCAACTAAATCAAGTTGGTAGGGTTCTATACAAATACCCTGTGTTTTTGTGGCCAGCGTATATCTATTCTACGTTCACGTTCAGGATTCTTACCTCCCCTTATTCAACCGAGTCTGCAGATGGACTAACATTTATTATGGCACCCAACAGTAGTCCCTCGCCAGCTGACAGCTATGGTTCCTATCTTGGAATAATGGATCCAGCACAAGACGGTAATATAATGTGAAGCTGTGGTTCCTATCTTTATTATATGATGTAACATCGATACATACATTACATATTCAACTAAACCAATACATTTTGAGGTAAATGCAGGTCATGCTGGTGGTCAATTAGCTGTGGAGTTTGACACTTACAAGAATACAAATGATTTGGATGCAAATCATATTGCGATTGTCACAAAAAGTGTAATACATCCGATTCAAGTTAGGAGTCTCAATTATACCGGAATTGACTTGAAAAGTGGAAGAGATATCAAGGTTCTAATAGTATTGGATGGCATCACAAAGTCCATTAGAGTGCACATTGGATATGCATCTGATCCAATAGGTGAGACTTTTCTTGAGGTGCCTATTAACATCCCCAATATCCTGCCAAGCTTCATCTATGTGGGATTCACAGCATCAACAGGGCGTCTTACTGAGCGCCATCAGATTATCAACTGGAATTTAGCATCATTTCCAATCAAGAAATGAGGAGAATCTACACAACCAGTGTGATGTAGTACTCTTCTTGGGATATACATCACACAATAGTGAAGGCTTTCGAATTCTATgcaaattttaatttcttaaacttGCAAAAATAAATGAGGATGGCTATGTAATCCATTCATATATCAAGTTCAATAAGGAATGGTGATGTCCTTCTCTTATTTTTGTCCTTGTCATGAAATATAGACGTCATTTATTTTCCACCATCTTCCTTATCATGAAAAATGGACATGGCATTTATTTTCCACCGTCTACACTGATTTCCAGAAGACGGATGGTAATGTTATATTACACTGGTGCAGAGATTATTTGATATCTTCACAAAACGGGTTAAGTGCAAAtgggtcactgaaagataggtTAGTCTGCAAAtaggtcactcaaagaaaaaattttcaaattgggtaactcaatatttcaattttaagcaattaggtcatgGGAATCTAATTCCGATCAATTGGTCGTCGGAATTTGCTTACTTGTCAGTTAACTGCCAATATGAAGCCGATGACTGGTGGCTTTTTAATGACGTGTTTTTACaactaattttgaaaaaaaaaatcagattaaCCCACCCACCCTCACCCCCACCCATTCTCTCTTCACTAGAAAACTTCCATCGTAGTCACCCTCTCCTTGTGAGATCTTGTCGACTGGAATTGAAACTTCTCCAACTTGCTCCCCTTTGTCATTAAGGAGGGCGAAGCTTTTTCAAAACTTGAATCCAAAGACGAGATCTGACGAGATACAGAACTCCAGAAAATGCCACtcctcaacaacaacaacacaaAATCAACCACTATGTCGACTTCTCGACTACAAAGCCGAACATTGCACCTATTGCAGAGGGAGACCGAACAGTTTAGTTGTATTCTCAATCCGCTTAAACTCAATCTTTCCCATCCCTAAACACAGaatccctaaactctaaacGAAGCTTTTCCAACAGAAATCTAATGGCTTCAATCTTGCTATGAGGGCGGGTGAACAACAGATCTAAGGATTCTTTTTATTCGTCAAGCGTGTGAACAACTGATCTAAGGCTACAATCTTTTTAGGGAAAATTTGTGATAAGCCCCTCACTTAAATgttttattccaataaggacactcttaaaaatTTTACTCCATAAAGTCCATAAAGTTTAAAACACTATTCCATAAAGgataaaatgttaaaatatatggttttattgcctaaaataccctcatcttcatcctcaaatatGACACACTTCTCCTACATgtgattcatctctgacctccatcggaagcttcgtctccgcGACCGGAAGCTTCATCTCTGCCCCTCGTGACTTATTCAACAATTATACGACATTTTTTAAGTTAAATTTCATCCCTTTTTTTGTATTAgtactagatctactcatattcATAAGGgggcttgtagatcttgttgtttttcttcgatTTGTCATCCCATCATTATTTTTCGGTATTTTATTTGgtgattttcatgattttttagtTCTGATTTGAGATCTACAGAccgcaggtgatatgttatctatttcgattaatttgatatctatcataTGCTATCTGTTTTGccaaatgttatttgtcttcttaaaatgttatctgtctttaatgaaatgttatctgtttgaagttccaaaaggacaaaaacataTCACATGACATATCAGAACATATTCGAAACATATATATctgcatattcatattcgattttagaagaatattgacagatacaaaacaaatataatattgaCAAATACAAAACAGATATATTATCATATACTAAAGGTAGAACAATGCCTTTTCATGtttgttctctatttctctctctagatcaaaactttgctttgAAGATCCGTCTCTATCGAAAGTGAAGGAAGAATAAAGAGCCCCAATCCCGATCTTAGTcgcaaggaggaagaagaagaagaagaagagaaatatcGATCTATGTCGCAAGTAAAGGAAGAAGAGTCGAAGAAAGAAGAAGTagcgaagaaagaagaaaaagagaggcgtcgaaggaaggaagaagagaaacgctgaagaaagaagaaagaagactCAAGGGCAAGTAGCCACATGACAGTAGATATTAAGTTGTTCAAGACCCTTAATAGATCTGTTACTACTCAAGTAGTGTTGGGAAATTGATATTTGGTGAGAGTAGAAGTGTCACGGCCCGTcccaggaacgtgacttattgacaacacgtgtgtgcacccacgtgccgccACCTAAAAATCAAGACTCAAATACCATTAATTCACCATTATACCaacacaattttaaacaaaaattccgCAGCACCTCCCCGTATATCGGAGAATGCCTCCTGCATCAAACATAGCAATTTAAAACCAACCAATTCCCATACCACCAAACTAATCatccagggcctcaggccataacCATCAACAAATCCATATTCATACACATACTAAGGCCTCGACCAAAACTATCCATAACAATATGTACTCGTAGGTATCTTAATACATATTTAAACAAAAGACCAATTAAGCACCACCACATAAACACCACACCAAACAAACCATCACAAGTCCAGGCTATCCGCGTCACGCTCCTCCCCACTGGtccgtagtcggagcactagcgttagtacctatatcacctgaggaggggaaaatataacacggtgagcaggaggctcagtGAGGATATCGAATAGGAGCATAAAATGAGAAACAAGGCCGGAACATTATAAAGAAATAacgcaatgcaacaatatgtcaTGTCGTCACACAAATGCAATCCATACATCTAACCGAGCCATGTCGCTAGAGCCAGTTAAtcggaaccactagcacatactctcacaaatattccataccatgccactagagccaattaaccggaaccactagtgcatgttCATACAAGTACCATCAGccgtgtcactagagccaaataaccggaaccactagtacacGTTGACGTACGTACCAAAATCCAATCGACCACTTCTACCAAGCAACCAATGCAATATCACACATTAATATTatgcaactaaattcattgCGCGCAATGTCATTCAAACATGTAATCAAGAGCATCGACTACTCGATAGGTGATCGAGTGTCCAAGGGTAATGCATCAAACACAACCATCTAATAACAAGGGTATTTCACACACAATAGTATGCATACaaaggtttgtttccccttgaacaatAAGGCGGAAACGAATGAAATTAATCCTATTTCGGGTAGCCAAAAGTGTTTCGAAATtgagggttaagaaaatccctacctcgttttggccaaacaccacaactCCTCCAAGCTCAATCAACCTTGCCCAATTCCTCAAACCCTAGCTCAAACACCTCTCCTCCAATCTCCACACTTCAATCCAAGATCAAATCTCAATCTTGTGAAGATCTTGCAATCCAAGCTTTAGAAAGTCCAAAAGCTTCAATTCAAGCTCCTTTCTCTTTGATTCAcaccaaaatccttcttctctctcgggttctctctctctcggctatCTCTCTGTCAAAACCAGTAAAAATAATAAACCCAGAACTGTCCTAATGTGTTTTAAAACGGAATATTTCATCGAGTGCCCGGACGGCTCAAAAAGTGTCTGAACACTTTATGAACAAATCGAGACAGAGTGTAAAACTGCTCAAAAATTgctcgaggtgtccggacacttcaccatattttttttttcaattgggTTTTCACAAGAAGGAAAATGCACTATCTCTATTTCCACTTCCAAAGGAAAATATCTCATTCAGGATGTTATGTTTGTACCTAAATTAGATTCTAGTATGCTTAGTATGGGTCAGTTGATGGAGAGGGGATTTACTCTTGTGTTTGGAGGTAAAACTTGCAAAATCCTGGATGGAagcaagaataataaattgGTTGTCACTATGGAAATGAAAGGAAGGAGGAGTTTTCAGTTAGATTTCAACCAAGGAGAATCTCAATTGGCCTTAAAAGTGACTGCTGAAGATTCCTCGTTATGACATCAGAGGCTTGAAcacctaagccatcaaaatatcaATCGGATCCATGATCTTAAATTGGTTAAggatatgccaagagttgatacTAGTTCTCTCGTGTGCAGTAGTTGCAtggaaggaaaacaaaaaaagaagcccTTTCATGATGACTCTGCGGGAGAGCCAAGGAATGCCTAGATCTCATACACTCTGATGTATGTGGCCCAATGCACACGATTACCTCTGAGGGAAATAGGTACTTTctgttgtttattgatgatttttttaggATGACCtaggttttcttttttaaagaaaactaTGAAGTCTTTAGTGTTTTCAGGATTTTTAAAGCCTTCGTGGAAAAACAGTCTGGTAAATTAATTTAAACACTAAGAAATGATAGGAGT contains:
- the LOC119981915 gene encoding mannose-specific lectin alpha chain-like is translated as MFVFVFLFAFLNQAFSSPVSVTSDQASSSPVSFPFPTITRFNFPSFTPTSCIDGNLTCTGSVTSNDGYLSLTPEPHPGNPTLQLNQVGRVLYKYPVFLWPAYIYSTFTFRILTSPYSTESADGLTFIMAPNSSPSPADSYGSYLGIMDPAQDGHAGGQLAVEFDTYKNTNDLDANHIAIVTKSVIHPIQVRSLNYTGIDLKSGRDIKVLIVLDGITKSIRVHIGYASDPIGETFLEVPINIPNILPSFIYVGFTASTGRLTERHQIINWNLASFPIKK